The Acidobacteriota bacterium genome has a window encoding:
- a CDS encoding RNA ligase family protein, which yields MEKSTHKVEVVRVILEPHPNADSLSVVRVFGGYTVCVRTEDWRGIELGAYIPPDSVVDSARPEFAFLAGHERIRVKRLRGVVSMGLLMPAPDGTQLGEDVAELLGVSHYEPPLPLMARGDEEGAPAGFHPSYDVDSLRRFAHVFVEGEPVWVTEKIHGANARFCYAGGRMRAGSRGTWKKYDENNLWWKALGQCPEIAGFCERNPEMTVYGEVYGSVQRLKYGTRPGEIRVALFDILDRAEWVDAEAACDLAPELPWVPRVATHIPFEAERVFALAEGPSLIPGAQHFREGIVVKPLRERTDLEIGRVCLKVVSNGYLEKARG from the coding sequence ATGGAAAAGAGCACACACAAAGTTGAAGTGGTTCGAGTCATTCTCGAGCCGCACCCTAACGCGGATAGCCTCTCTGTCGTGCGGGTCTTCGGTGGCTACACCGTCTGCGTTCGCACGGAGGATTGGCGCGGCATAGAGCTGGGCGCTTACATACCGCCGGACTCGGTTGTAGACAGCGCGCGGCCTGAGTTCGCCTTTCTGGCCGGCCATGAACGCATCCGAGTCAAGCGGCTGCGTGGGGTTGTGTCGATGGGTCTGTTGATGCCGGCGCCCGACGGCACACAACTCGGCGAAGATGTCGCGGAATTGCTCGGCGTGTCGCACTACGAGCCGCCGCTGCCTTTGATGGCTCGCGGCGACGAAGAGGGCGCGCCCGCCGGATTCCATCCGAGCTACGATGTGGACTCGCTACGGCGATTCGCTCACGTGTTCGTCGAGGGCGAGCCGGTGTGGGTCACCGAGAAGATTCACGGGGCGAACGCACGGTTCTGCTACGCCGGCGGCCGCATGCGCGCCGGCAGCCGGGGCACGTGGAAGAAGTACGACGAGAACAACCTCTGGTGGAAGGCTCTCGGCCAGTGTCCGGAGATCGCCGGCTTCTGTGAACGGAATCCGGAGATGACGGTTTACGGCGAGGTCTACGGCAGCGTGCAGCGTTTGAAGTACGGCACGAGACCCGGCGAGATAAGAGTGGCCTTATTCGACATTCTCGATCGCGCCGAGTGGGTCGATGCTGAAGCGGCTTGCGATCTGGCGCCCGAGTTGCCCTGGGTGCCGCGGGTCGCGACTCACATCCCGTTCGAAGCGGAGCGGGTGTTTGCGCTTGCGGAAGGGCCGAGCTTGATTCCGGGAGCTCAACACTTTCGCGAAGGGATTGTGGTCAAACCTTTGCGCGAGAGGACCGACCTTGAGATTGGCCGTGTCTGCTTGAAGGTCGTATCAAACGGGTACCTGGAGAAGGCTCGAGGATAG